The following coding sequences lie in one Larus michahellis chromosome 29, bLarMic1.1, whole genome shotgun sequence genomic window:
- the LOC141735121 gene encoding uncharacterized protein LOC141735121 produces MQENYENVISLAEEIAISWPRITAFAESHRRRGLVSGVEAEGEQGQPEPTQIQPSTGAGSSDGGVNPDLRRQLGLILQTAGRTQVEKMLRELVREQGQGGKRRNRKKTPKDGGAGAGSGTEEDSAPRDDEEMPPEDADERQSGGQAGDPPATGKGNGGKKGVAAAPPAAARGGCAECGTRNRSTSPAKPRRCSECGRRCRQAGRAGQAERGGEKPHRCGDCGKGFSRGSNLAQHRRIHTGERPHRCGDCGKGFIQRSDLERHRRVHTGERPYPCGDCGKRFSVSSHLDRHRRTHAGGPGPPAQPRTRPRPPPTEVSAAPHRCPECGKSFAQRSALAKHRKTHSGERPHRCGDCGKSFSRGSNLTQHRRIHTGERPFACGDCGKGFIQRSDLERHQRVHTGERPYTCAECGKSFSVSSHLDRHQKIHAAERASYRCPEHLAVFLAAHRHGRLFQCTQCGRCFGQGAALLKHQRAHGSGGNVGQAPKCPDCGKNRGSAVGFRPRAQQCLDCGRESDGGEGESAPAAATTAAPPPEKPYKCGECGKGFGQRSALVKHRRIHTGEKPYACGDCGKGFIQKSDLTIHRRMHTGEKPYRCGECGKCFSVSSNLITHQRTHLGEKPYQCPECGKSFIQRSELTIHQRVHTGEKPYKCPECGKCFSRSSHLNRHQRTHAGDKPKAAAAAAAVTPSGGFSGATFSPPLGGSAAPIPSLPSFPASPSPLPIPSLSSPALDLPWALSFPARAFPHPSFPSAPASGAQTPSLIN; encoded by the exons atGCAGGAGAACTACGAGAACGTGATTTCCTTGG CGGAGGAGATCGCCATCAGCTGGCCCCGCATCACCGCCTTCGCCGAGTCCCACCGCCGGCGGGGGCTGGTGTCGG GCGTGGAAGCGGAGGGGGAACAGGGTCAACCGGAGCCCACCCAGATCCAACCCTCGACGGGGGCCGGCTCCAGCGATGGGGGGGTCAACCCCGATTTACGCCGCCAgttgggcctgatcctgcaaacgGCCGGCAGGACCCAGGTGGAGAAGATGCTGCGGGAGCTGGTgcgggagcaggggcagggggggaaacgTCGGAATCGCAAGAAAACCCCCAAAGATGGAG GCGCCGGAGCCGGGAGCGGGACGGAGGAGGATTCGGCACCGCGGGACGACGAAGAGATGCCGCCGGAGGACGCCGATGAGCGCCAAAgtggggggcaggcgggcgacCCCCCCGCCACCGGTAAAGGGAACGGGGGCAAGAAGGGtgtggcggcggcgccgccggcggCAGCCCGGGGCGGTTGCGCCGAATGCGGGACGCGGAACCGGTCGACGAGCCCGGCGAAACCCCGGCGTTGCTCCGAATGCGGGCGCCGGTGTCGGCAAGCGGGGAGAGCCGGGCAAGCGGAACGGGGCGGGGAGAAGCCGCACCGGTGCGGCGACTGCGGCAAAGGCTTCAGCCGCGGTTCCAACCTCGCCCAACACCGCCGCATCCACACCGGCGAACGGCCTCACCGCTGCGGCGACTGCGGCAAAGGCTTCATCCAACGTTCCGACTTGGAACGCCACCGGCGCGTCCACACCGGCGAACGGCCTTACCCTTGCGGCGACTGCGGCAAACGCTTCAGCGTCAGTTCCCACCTCGACCGGCATCGCCGCACCCACGCCGGCGGACCCGGTCCGCCCGCCCAACCCCGCACCCGTCCTCGACCGCCTCCAACGGAGGTTTCGGCGGCTCCTCACCGCTGCCCGGAATGCGGGAAGAGTTTCGCCCAACGTTCCGCTTTGGCCAAACACCGGAAAACCCACAGCGGGGAACGGCCTCACCGGTGCGGCGATTGTGGCAAGAGCTTCAGCCGCGgttccaacctcacccaacatCGCCGCATCCACACCGGCGAACGGCCCTTCGCTTGCGGCGATTGCGGCAAAGGTTTCATCCAACGTTCCGACCTGGAACGGCACCAACGGGTCCACACCGGCGAACGGCCCTACACCTGCGCCGAATGCGGCAAGAGTTTCAGCGTCAGCTCCCACCTTGACCGGCACCAAAAGATCCACGCGGCCGAACGGGCGTCTTACCGCTGCCCCGAACATCTCGCCGTCTTCTTGGCCGCTCATCGGCACGGTCGCCTCTTCCAATGCACCCAATGCGGGCGATGTTTCGGTCAAGGGGCTGCTTTGCTCAAACATCAACGCGCTCACGGCAGCGGAGGAAACGTGGGGCAAGCCCCAAAATGCCCGGATTGCGGGAAGAACCGGGGGAGCGCCGTGGGCTTCCGTCCCCGCGCTCAACAATGCCTGGATTGCGGGAGGGAATCGGACGGCGGCGAGGGGGAAtcggcgccggcggcggcgacGACAGCGGCGCCGCCGCCGGAGAAACCCTACAAGTGCGGGGAGTGCGGGAAAGGGTTCGGGCAACGCTCGGCGTTGGTGAAACACCGGCGGATCCACACGGGGGAGAAACCTTACGCCTGCGGGGATTGCGGGAAGGGTTTCATCCAGAAGTCGGACCTCACCATCCATCGCCGGATGCACACGGGGGAGAAGCCGTACCGCTGCGGGGAGTGCGGGAAGTGCTTCAGCGTCTCCTCCAACCTCATCACCCACCAACGCACCCACCTGGGGGAAAAACCCTACCAGTGCCCCGAGTGCGGCAAGAGCTTCATCCAACGCTCCGAGCTCACCATCCACCAACGCGTCCACACCGGCGAGAAACCCTACAAGTGTCCCGAGTGCGGCAAGTGCTTCAGCCGCAGCTCCCACCTCAACCGCCACCAACGCACCCACGCCGGCGACAAGCCcaaagccgccgccgccgccgccgccgtcaccCCCTCCGGCGGCTTCTCCGGCGCCACCTTCTCCCCGCCGTTGGGCGGCTCGGCGGCCCCCATCCCCTcgctgccctccttccctgcctccccctcgCCCCTGCCCATCCCGTCCCTCTCCAGCCCCGCCCTGGACCTGCCCTGGGCCCTCTCCTTCCCCGCCCgcgccttcccccacccctccttcccctcgGCCCCCGCCTCGGGGGCCCAGACCCCCTCCCTCATCAACTGA
- the LOC141735187 gene encoding uncharacterized protein LOC141735187: MSPMGTHHKPDPKTPPRAGFWDLPPRPPMHRGCTHHPAEPQNFTELLAMLLGTTTMTLRDGDGCSRLSRVPVSPVEVWERAMDPWGAAEAEQTVLFGGDEEEDAAYDPPVMQGTPSDPETDPPPTGDPEIIQLDPATLLAQPRRRFDGSTQPGAGDLTLDRGATNRTPPAPREVGAGGKTGSGANAFSNFKSIIVLQKSYECGECGKSFSCSSHFSKHRRTHTGRNPSSASLVGRASTSAPNLYRHQRAHAAEKTGPPTPPARPRVCRINARNAGRVFVGTRSW, encoded by the exons atgtcacccatggggacacacCACAAACCAGACCCCAAAACTCCTCCTCGTGCTGGGTTCTGGgacctccccccccggccccccatgCACAGGGGTTGCACCCACCATCCTGCTGAACCCCAAAACTTCACCGAGCTCCTGGCGATGCTTTTGGGGACGACGACGATGACGCTGCGGGATGGTGACGGGTGCTCTCGGCTTTCCAGGGTCCCCGTGTCACCGGTCGAGGTGTGGGAACGGGCGATGGATCCCTGGGGGGCCGCGGAGGCGGAGCAGACGGTGCTTTTTGGGGGTGACGAGGAGGAGGACGCCGCCTACGACCCCCCGGTGATGCAGG GGACACCGAGCGACCCCGAGACGGACCCCCCGCCGACGGGCGACCCCGAGATCATCCAGCTGGATCCGGCCACCTTGTTGGCTCAACCCCGAAGAAGGTTCGATGGGTCAACGCAGCCCGGCGCGGGAGACCTTACGTTGGACCGTGGTGCAACAAATCGGACTCCCCCGGCGCCACGGGAGGTCGGCGCGGGGGGGAAAACGGGTTCGGGAGCCAACGCCTTCTCCAACTTCAAGAGCATCATCGTCTTGCAGAAGAGTTACGAGTGCGGGGAATGCGGCAAGAGCTTCAGCTGCAGCTCCCACTTCAGCAAACACCGCCGGACCCACACCGGGAGAaacccttcctctgcctcccttgTGGGAAGAGCTTCAACGTCAGCTCCCAACCTCTACCGGCATCAACGGGCTCACGCCGCCGAAAAAACGGGGCCTCCGAcaccgccggcccggccccgggttTGCCGTATAAATGCGAGGAATGCGGGAAGAGTTTTCGTCGGAACAAGGAGCTGGTGA
- the LOC141735122 gene encoding uncharacterized protein LOC141735122 has product MQESYESVISLAEEIAISWPRITAFAESHRRRGLVADDGLLSENEEEEPPPGELEKVDAEGTPVGKPKGTSPTSTEGTKPNDSPQKAENQPRKPSGKRQGKSGHRGFKKFPPRSLLGHHGRCHDCGKALAFGSAFNKRRRGTERPHKCPECGKCFRLSSTLITHQRRHAGEKPYKCPDCGKTFSVGSAFIQHQRVHAGTGAGAAPCQCGVCGKSFPASASLVKHQKLHLEEKPYKCGDCGKGFNWNSHLERHRRIHTGEKPYACPECGKSFSWSSHLDRHRRTHAAAGEPPCRCADCGRCPPPRATESSKTPEKPLECNECGKGFTKNAALAKHRRVHVGEKPYKCGECGKGFGLNAALLQHQRSHAAGKPYQCGDCGKSFAWSSHLDRHRRIHMGEKPYRCGDCGKSFSQSSHLERHQRVHAGAEQPYQCTDCGKSFLASTKRRRLLSGAGERPCKCTDCGKSFLWGARARPAPERTHKCSECGKNFTYRAENVKHQGTQTGEKPYTCPECGKSFGQNSALVKHRRMHTGEKPYKCGDCGKSFSVRSNLIKHQRTHLGEKPYKCPDCGKGFIQKSDLTKHRRMHTGEKPYKCNVCGKCFSVSSNLIKHQRIHLGEKPYQCSECGKSFIQRSELTIHQRVHTGEKPYKCPECGKCFSRSSHLNRHQRTHAGDKPKAAAAAAAVTPSGGFSGATFSPPLGGSAAPIPSLPSFPASPSPLPIPSLSSPALDLPWALSFPARAFPHPSFPSAPASGAQTPSLIN; this is encoded by the exons ATGCAGGAGAGCTACGAGAGCGTCATCTCCCTGG CCGAAGAAATCGCCATCAGTTGGCCACGGATCACCGCCTTCGCCGAATCGCATCGCAGGAGGGGTTTGGTCGCCG ACGATGGGTTGTTGAGCGAGAACGAAGAGGAAGAGCCACCACCGGGCGAGCTGGAGAAGGTGGACGCCGAGGGGACACCAGTGGGGAAACCCAAAGGGACCAGTCCCACCAGTACGGAAGGGACGAAACCCAACGACAGTCCCCAAAAAGCCGAAAACCAACCCAGAAAACCATCGGGCAAGCGACAGGGGAAATCGGGCCACCGAGGCTTCAAGAAATTCCCCCCGCGGAGTTTGCTGGGCCACCACGGCCGGTGCCACGACTGCGGCAAAGCCTTGGCTTTCGGGTCGGCCTTCAACAAACGCCGACGAGGGACCGAGCGGCCCCATAAATGCCCCGAATGCGGGAAATGTTTTCGCCTCAGCTCGACCCTCATCACCCACCAACGCCGACACGCCGGCGAGAAACCCTACAAGTGCCCCGATTGCGGCAAGACCTTCAGCGTTGGCTCAGCCTTCATCCAACATCAACGGGTCCACGCCGGCACCGGCGCCGGGGCGGCCCCTTGTCAATGCGGCGTCTGCGGCAAGAGTTTCCCGGCCAGCGCCAGTTTGGTCAAGCATCAAAAATTACACCTGGAGGAAAAACCCTACAAGTGCGGGGATTGCGGGAAGGGTTTCAACTGGAATTCTCACCTGGAACGGCATCGCCGGATCCACACCGGCGAAAAACCCTATGCCTGCCCCGAATGCGGGAAGAGCTTCAGTTGGAGCTCCCACCTCGACCGGCATCGCCGGACCCACGCGGCGGCCGGTGAACCCCCTTGCCGTTGCGCCGATTGCGGGCGCTGCCCACCTCCCCGCGCCACCGAAAGCTCCAAAACCCCCGAGAAACCCTTAGAGTGCAACGAATGCGGCAAAGGCTTCACCAAGAACGCGGCGTTGGCCAAGCACCGGCGCGTTCACGTGGGCGAGAAACCCTACAAGTGTGGGGAGTGCGGGAAGGGTTTCGGCTTGAACGCCGCCTTGTTGCAGCACCAACGGAGCCACGCTGCCGGCAAACCCTACCAATGCGGCGATTGCGGCAAGAGTTTTGCTTGGAGCTCCCACCTTGACCGCCATCGGCGCATCCATATGGGGGAGAAACCCTACCGCTGCGGGGATTGTGGGAAGAGCTTTTCCCAGAGTTCCCACTTGGAGAGACACCAACGCGTCCACGCCGGCGCCGAGCAACCCTACCAGTGCACCGATTGCGGGAAGAGCTTCTTGGCCTCCACCAAACGCCGGCGGTTGTTGAGCGGCGCCGGCGAACGACCCTGTAAATGCACCGATTGCGGGAAGAGTTTTCTTTGGGGTGCCCGGGCTCGACCGGCACCGGAGAGGACCCATAAGTGCAGCGAATGTGGGAAAAACTTCACGTACCGGGCGGAGAACGTCAAGCATCAAGGGACGCAGACGGGGGAGAAACCTTATACCTGCCCCGAATGCGGGAAGAGCTTCGGGCAAAATTCGGCGTTGGTGAAGCATCGCCGGATGCACACGGGGGAGAAGCCCTACAAGTGCGGGGATTGCGGCAAGAGCTTCAGCGTCCGCTCCAACCTCATCAAACATCAACGGACCCACCTTGGCGAGAAGCCCTACAAGTGCCCCGATTGCGGGAAGGGTTTCATCCAGAAGTCGGACCTCACCAAGCACCGCCGCATGCACACGGGGGAGAAGCCCTACAAGTGCAACGTCTGCGGGAAGTGCTTCAGCGTCTCCTCCAACCTCATCAAGCACCAACGCATCCACCTGGGGGAAAAACCCTACCAGTGCTCCGAGTGCGGCAAGAGCTTCATCCAACGCTCCGAGCTCACCATCCACCAACGCGTCCACACCGGCGAGAAACCCTACAAGTGTCCCGAGTGCGGCAAGTGCTTCAGCCGCAGCTCCCACCTCAACCGCCACCAACGCACCCACGCCGGCGACAAGCCcaaagccgccgccgccgccgccgccgtcaccCCCTCCGGCGGCTTCTCCGGCGCCACCTTCTCCCCGCCGTTGGGCGGCTCGGCGGCCCCCATCCCCTcgctgccctccttccctgcctccccctcgCCCCTGCCCATCCCGTCCCTCTCCAGCCCCGCCCTGGACCTGCCCTGGGCCCTCTCCTTCCCCGCCCgcgccttcccccacccctccttcccctcgGCCCCCGCCTCGGGGGCCCAGACCCCCTCCCTCATCAACTGA